The Lepeophtheirus salmonis chromosome 3, UVic_Lsal_1.4, whole genome shotgun sequence genomic interval tcaaataaaaatttgtctggaaactATCTCCTTCTTTTCGATGATCAAGTTAAATCTCTATCCAAAGGGAACAAGCTATTTCAGTATTCTATCAAAGTGAATAAAGTTATAAGTAAACCTTTAAGTGAGGATCTGGATTGTCAAGGTTTATGCAAAACAAATGAGACTGTATAGAGAGTTAGCTCATCATTGGCCATTCAATCTGCATCTATGTTTTATGATCTCTAATTGTTCAAAATGAGTGTGGCTTTTTTAGAAGAATGCTTTactaatcaattataatttatcagcTTTAAATCGACAATGGATTTTTCCAGAAGTTTGGAGCCTACCTGAATTCTCAGtgtcatcaataataataaataaaagttacagAGTTCAGGAGTTTTAAGATGGTGTATtacgaatatttaaaaatatattgttaatacatagttttatagatttatataatagaaattttttaaatgcttaaaGTCTTAATATAGATATGGCAAATGGTTTTTCCCCCTCAATCCCAgtgttcaatatttataattattggtatacaaaataaatgtattaatgtatattttggaaCAGATTTGATCCCTAATGGGATTGACATTTGGACTAGacctttttaattttgactCTTGGGCTTTATTTTATGATTGAGTCACTCCCTTTCTTGCTACTAGAATATTCAACACAGTGCTTTTCTGAATATAGTCCACGGCCTTTTTATGAGTAACCATGGTAAAGTCGTAGCCATTACATTGTAGGATCTTATCATGAATTCGAAGATTGGCTTTGGAGGCAGGGCTGTTTTCGTGAATGTCAGTCACGTATATTCCATGGTCAGAGTAGCCATGCGGACTCTTCAAATAGTCTTGATCAATCCCTCCTCCAATTTTAAAGCCACATTTCATCACAGGATTTCCAGCAAAGTCTGTTCCCGGCTCCTTTGTTAATGTGATGGGGATCTAAAATCGTTCATGTTCAATATACATAAGATTTTGTAATAAAGAAAGATTGTTTTTAGATGACGTTAGGATTTCCTGACGTCATCCAATTATAACTACAAAGAGATCCTCGAAGGATCACTTGTGATTAATATACTTACGCTAAGACATTCGATCGCAGTTCCGGCTTCATGCTGGAAAGCCAAATTCGTAGAATTCGCTCCAGATGTAGACATGATGCTATTTATAGTGTGCGTGCACAATGTATGGTTCAGGTACTGACGTAAAAGGAAGGGCAATGCCAATTTCCTCCTCAGTTCTTATTCTTTGGCGTATGCtcactttatttattaagtaaagaaatgaaatgagagtgctgatattttattatatttgctgGAGAAGGCCGAAGATATATTCAATTCTTCATCGCCGTGATCAaagtgtataataaataatacacacTCCTAGCTAGAAACTAACCATTATATTGGTGGAGTGATTTTTATGCTATTTTTTCGGTTCTTTATAATCATGATTCATTACCCAAGGTAACTAAAAGATaaagaagattattttattcttatcaagagaaaataaaataattcattttttgtagcaAATGACAATAAGTAGAAggctaaataataataaattggaaaaaaattatcctgcCATTACAATAAAACTAATAACTAATACATTTACCGTTTCATTACAATTGTTACCAATGGTTTAATTAACAATGATATTTCAGGCCTCATTGTTCAGgcaataaattgttatttttatataagacccAACGTACATATTTAATACGTTTAACATTAATCATTatccattcatttatttttttaaacctttctATTGACTATTACATACAATATGATATGATATTATACAACATATATCGTTACAATTCAGTAaacagtattatatataataaagcttACTCATTGGTTTTCTAATCtttgccttctttttttaaagtaatcttCCTCCTTTCTCTCCGACCATATTACTCATATTTCAATAGAACTAAGTGAATTgctacttattaattattagcaTCAATAAAATTTGAGTTAAGGACTTTTCAGGAATCGTATTAGAAAGCCAATAAGGTATTCCTagcttattaattattactttatttagtAAATTGTAACATTATTTATGATCATCTAAATATAAGAGATCGATCCGTACATTTATTCCTCTCACTATCTCGAGACATCACAAATTTTTCCCTTACGTACCTACATACTGACATACACTACTTGTGAGGGAACATTGAAATTCAGATGAAGATAGAAGGTCCTCTTTTTTGTGCTTGACTgaagtgcaaaataattttatcatattattaaagtaaatgcagaaaattaaaaatttgaacgGGTCATATCTTACCcacttgataaaataattaaatttatatttatagaaacaaCTATAATGTCAacggaatattttataaagttttaattaaactgaagtttaataatgaaACATATCTAGTAGGTATAATGAGCATTACTACCCAATATGTATCCAAGCCCATTTCTTCACATGAGAGAgagtcaattaatttattttctgaaaggAATGAATCAAAAGTGGTCATGTACTACGAATAACTTCCTACTCAGCACTTTTTCCAATCAAATTCTTCAATATCCtagctaaaaaaatcattctgaaGCTAACAGCCAATATCATGGAAATATAGCAAGGAAAAGTATTGCTTAAAATTATTCAACTGCTAAGCTTATATCAAACAGTCTGAATTGTTCTCCATTTTATGTTCGGTGTTAatgtgtatattgtacataatatatgtgtttCCTTATACAAAtacacttaaattaaaaatatgtaatacataCTACATgtcattgaaatgataattgtttaatagttacactttctatacaaaaaatttaattattttttttaaatgagtaagATAGGAGCTGTCAAAGTTTCCCTTTAAAGCATTTacgttataaatatatgaaaattattgtgCACTTGAGTCAAAATAAGCGCacgccaaaaaaaaagttatgtgtaTTCAAATCCTTTTAGTGTTCTCTGCATTCACACACTAGTTCTGCTGCTTCAGCTGCAGAAAGATCTTTgctcattattttttaagattccataaaataaataattataattgaaagagagagaaagaaagagaaggaaaaaagaattgggaaaaaaagaggaagagtgatcgaagaaagagaaaaaaacaagacaAGAACCAAAAGACTGTGGAACTGGAGCTAGAACAATACCGTGACCACGACCACCAACCAATCCAATCCAGCGCTCGAATGTTGTTTCATCAAATGGATATTAACTCATATTTCGGATAGAGAAGGATTTTTAAGTATTCGGAGAGGGGAACAGAGGTGAGGAGGTTCATCtaaagttgaaatataatattctgGATATGCTCTTCCGTAACCTTTGgtcatagttatttatttagatgTAGTCTTGAACATTATTCATGAAggttatttcaattattacgTTCATTCTTTTGACATAAGTGCATAACTTCAATCATTAGTCAATATATTCTAAGAAGTCGAGTCAAAAAACACCGTTTTGTCCATTCATTTTAGGggacaaatgaataaaatatacatggaGTAGTCTAGCATTGGAAGATCTTTGGGTATGATAAAGTCTTTTGTCTGCACGTTATATTGTCTCTTTCTATATCGAAATTCGTAATAATGAAGACGGAAAGTTAAACTTCAAtaatcgcaaccttttaattaataaggaaTGCCACGCgaattaaatagtattattagAGTAAATTAATAAGGAAAGCGATGTGAATTATTTATTAGCATTTGAGTAGGAGGAGAGGGATTATGAGTAATTCTCTAAAGTAGCACTTAGGAAGATCTTGAAAATAGATCGAAAGTCTCCTTATATGAAGGAGATAGGGAATTCATCTCTTATGGAGTATTATGGGGAGAGAGGGACTTGCAGTCTATAAATGAACTGAGGGGTGCCCCTGAAGTTGGAGTGCATCAATCCTTATTAGTTAATAATCATCATGTAATGTATCTCAGCCTTTTCTTGTATCTATCATGAACCATGACAATATCAGAACTcttgtttattttgatgaagATATTCTTCAGGAATATCTTGTTCGGCAAATTTGTATCGCTttgcttattattaaaaagttgccataattgattttcaacttCAAAGCAAAGCTTACGTTGTAGCCaattttaagaaagaaagagaataaATGACGTCCAGGCAAAAGGCTAAGCCATACTCATATCTATAAAGAGCTCCTTAAAAATCGAATATCTGATAAAAATGCgcattaaactattttttttaaaggtaatgtTCATCTATTAGTTGTCATTATTTGTCGTTGATCGATCCTTGggttcatttttttctacttatctAAAGAGGAAGAAGATGGCAACCAACTTTCATACAATCAAAGCATTTGATACTTTTCTGACCTTGAATAGTAAATAATGAATCTCAATGGCAATATGTACACACTTAACGCTttgtttctatttaattttcatcatttacGAAAGTAAAGTAATGAATGAGTAAGAGTAATTTACATATAGTCAAGCCCGATATTATTCATACCCTGAATTTATTACTACTTTTATTCAAGTGGAATGGTATTTCTTGATCGTAAATGACGACAATATtagcaatttaaatttaatttacatcaaaaaGTAGTATGTTCTAAAATTGTTCATAggtttataaactatttattacacctgaatttaattttctaaactGGAATCGAAAGGATGTGATGTTTTCTGATCAAAGTAGGTTTCTTGTAATctgataactaataataaaataatttgttcgtaaaaaggatttatcaaaagttttatttactatttttaccTTAAGGTATTGAAGTACTGCATCTCAGTATAACGGTGTTGCTTcttatttgtttgaattttcCTAAgagatgtatttttataaattcaatatataccTGCAGAAAAAGGATATGTCTATCCTATGCTCTGATATCTTGGTCATGCTCTCAACTTTATCTTCTTTTGTTTTCTAGTTTAAAGATGGAagtgaaagaagaaaaaatttattcagtAACTCCACCTCCTCCTCGCATATCGCCTAGTGCAAAAACGCCTGATCGATCTTCTCCTCGGCCAAGAAAGAAATCTGAGCCCCATCCTGGCAGTCCAGAACCTAACTGTGCTATCTGTCTCGAAAAACTTCAAAATCGTTCTGTTACTGATTCATGTCTTCATAAATTTTGCTTCACTTGCCTCCTAGAATGGTCAAAAGTGAAAGCAGAGTGTCCTTTGTGTAAATCAAAGTTTAGTTCCATCATCCATAATATTAGATCTGATGAcgattatgaaaaatatactcTTCCTCCGCCACCTGAAGTTCAGCAGGAAGCTGCTGGCTCCAATAATGATCGT includes:
- the LOC121114405 gene encoding tax1-binding protein 3 homolog; the encoded protein is MSTSGANSTNLAFQHEAGTAIECLSIPITLTKEPGTDFAGNPVMKCGFKIGGGIDQDYLKSPHGYSDHGIYVTDIHENSPASKANLRIHDKILQCNGYDFTMVTHKKAVDYIQKSTVLNILVARKGVTQS